One genomic region from Campylobacter concisus encodes:
- a CDS encoding aryl-sulfate sulfotransferase, with product MNSVTIYLLLAFFAALILYFQIQKLTKKLDDEGAVPACQKAVQEAIESLNNSEKYPKFCGIILKKINGLRQDILFEDALNSESDKDKALDALEQIREKLETLSKQENLSWESELFAILDDLDGFIKINFKNGEDRAEELRDELKKEFDGL from the coding sequence ATGAATAGCGTTACGATTTATTTGCTGCTTGCGTTTTTTGCAGCGCTTATTTTATATTTTCAGATACAAAAACTAACCAAAAAACTTGACGATGAAGGAGCGGTGCCAGCCTGCCAAAAAGCCGTTCAAGAGGCCATAGAAAGCTTAAACAACAGTGAAAAATATCCTAAATTTTGCGGCATTATCCTAAAAAAGATAAATGGCTTAAGACAAGATATTTTATTTGAAGATGCGCTAAATAGTGAGTCTGATAAAGATAAAGCATTAGATGCCTTAGAGCAAATAAGAGAAAAACTGGAAACTTTATCAAAGCAAGAAAATTTAAGCTGGGAGAGTGAGCTCTTTGCGATCTTGGACGATCTAGATGGCTTTATAAAGATAAATTTCAAAAACGGCGAAGATAGAGCTGAAGAGCTAAGAGACGAACTAAAAAAAGAATTTGATGGGTTGTGA
- the rarD gene encoding EamA family transporter RarD, translating into MLALSAFFMWGFLAVYFNLFSKDVDAYEILAHRVIWSFFLMAGVLYFSGRMGEIFALLKDIHSLKALFLSGIFITINWGVYVYAVGSGKILDTSLGYFINPLISMLLGVIIFKERLSKAGAIAVCIVIAAVCVQIYAKGGLPLVSIILPLSFGFYAMVRKMAKISAFNGLFIETFFMFPFALGYVFYIAFLGKSHFGLNEDSLLMIASSIVTIVPLVAFNAAATRINLTTIGYLQYISPTIAILCAVFIYGEILDGYKVVSFCMIWLALAIISMDKFRKRSKNE; encoded by the coding sequence ATTCTCGCGCTTAGCGCCTTTTTTATGTGGGGGTTTTTGGCGGTTTATTTCAACCTCTTTAGCAAAGATGTCGATGCTTATGAAATTTTAGCCCACAGAGTCATTTGGTCATTTTTCTTAATGGCTGGAGTGCTTTATTTTAGTGGCAGAATGGGCGAAATTTTTGCGCTTCTTAAAGATATCCACTCGCTAAAGGCTCTATTTTTAAGTGGTATTTTTATCACCATAAACTGGGGCGTTTATGTCTATGCGGTGGGTAGCGGTAAAATTTTAGACACGAGTTTGGGATATTTTATAAATCCCTTGATAAGCATGCTCCTTGGCGTCATCATCTTTAAAGAGCGCCTGAGCAAAGCTGGCGCCATAGCTGTTTGTATCGTCATCGCAGCCGTTTGCGTGCAAATTTATGCCAAAGGCGGTCTGCCACTTGTCTCTATCATCTTGCCACTTTCATTTGGTTTCTACGCGATGGTTAGAAAGATGGCGAAGATTAGCGCATTTAATGGGCTTTTTATCGAAACATTTTTTATGTTTCCATTTGCGCTTGGCTACGTTTTTTACATAGCATTTTTAGGCAAAAGCCACTTTGGACTAAACGAAGACTCGCTTTTAATGATCGCTTCAAGCATCGTCACTATCGTGCCGCTTGTCGCATTTAACGCAGCTGCTACAAGGATAAATTTAACGACGATTGGCTACTTGCAATACATCTCGCCAACCATCGCGATCCTTTGCGCGGTCTTTATTTATGGCGAAATTTTAGACGGCTACAAAGTCGTCTCATTTTGTATGATCTGGCTGGCTTTAGCGATAATTAGCATGGATAAATTTAGAAAAAGGAGTAAAAATGAATAG
- a CDS encoding vesicular transport factor Uso1p → MINKILLAIFCLIVGFCLSFFKSPKEDETPKDTNQTIYSINFDNLPEEERQKYISKDDLYEYGGYITPKSYIQNFTETNDQNLSNDVNELQEQVRELSKKNKILATDNVDISEKNLDFISKISEMKKNIENEKNEIVEKNQKTLGELEAQHFENIQTLTKRLNEAQADMIESSKAYEKKIIDLENAINEAKNGDESKVKDIEANFAKFKEAAEANYTALKEQNIELNTTLAQKDALIKEYENTQNEKDKNEKKEILLLKEEIERAKNDANTQKFSYEKEINALTDGFETQKSAMEDELSKKANKIIDLEEALESSKTALKDRIYELDEIKKNLNSKDLAVENYNGKNLELNASLAALHKSFNDLKEKNLKSEQENKLANENINLLKKELERVNLINKKLEKQNLDANASLSELNKKLNLSEESLKNTRDELKTLDTKTNKFLKTLFEQNQTISLQTQKLGLNDSELKNLGAKINLKDEKIKELENNLTQTSQMLAAKQSELEAQKRTLKIDMQNYEILRQQINILQKKIADTSALFADSNKSGGKNLLSLQNELESAKHKLNESNKTIERLNSKINELSSSSVKGSPVNAKIIELQKDIEQNLNRQDELENENVNLKNILQATTKPETPTKLVLISSLECDDMDAKDKISVMCKNRVSEFLQRFNSNYLYEIIPIVDKKNFVIPSNVAQSIKKDDLGRLNNYVNYGVGKERAKAAAELIKEEFGDFARISFSSEVIVKDVTRGFIIKVYR, encoded by the coding sequence TTGATAAATAAAATTTTACTAGCTATTTTTTGTTTGATAGTTGGCTTTTGCCTATCGTTTTTTAAATCTCCAAAAGAAGATGAGACACCAAAAGATACTAATCAAACGATTTATTCTATAAATTTTGACAATTTGCCAGAAGAAGAGAGACAAAAGTACATCAGCAAAGACGATCTTTACGAATATGGCGGATATATAACTCCAAAAAGCTATATCCAAAATTTTACTGAAACGAACGATCAAAATTTATCAAATGATGTAAATGAACTTCAAGAACAAGTTCGTGAGCTAAGTAAAAAAAATAAAATTTTAGCTACTGATAATGTCGATATCAGCGAGAAGAATTTAGACTTTATAAGCAAAATTTCAGAGATGAAAAAAAATATCGAAAATGAAAAAAATGAGATAGTTGAAAAAAATCAAAAGACGCTTGGCGAGCTTGAAGCACAACACTTTGAAAATATACAAACTCTCACAAAACGACTAAATGAAGCTCAAGCTGATATGATAGAGAGCTCAAAAGCCTATGAAAAAAAGATAATAGACCTTGAAAATGCGATAAATGAGGCAAAAAATGGCGATGAAAGTAAGGTAAAAGATATCGAAGCAAATTTTGCTAAATTTAAAGAGGCAGCTGAGGCAAATTACACGGCTTTAAAAGAGCAAAATATAGAGCTAAATACGACACTGGCTCAAAAAGACGCACTAATAAAAGAGTATGAAAATACTCAAAATGAAAAAGATAAAAACGAAAAAAAAGAAATTTTGCTTTTAAAAGAGGAGATCGAGCGAGCAAAAAATGACGCTAATACACAAAAATTTAGCTACGAAAAAGAGATAAATGCACTAACTGACGGCTTTGAAACGCAAAAGAGTGCTATGGAGGATGAGCTTTCAAAAAAGGCAAATAAGATAATTGATCTTGAGGAGGCTCTTGAGTCAAGCAAGACTGCCTTAAAAGATAGAATTTATGAACTTGATGAGATAAAGAAAAATTTAAACTCAAAAGATTTGGCAGTTGAAAACTATAATGGTAAAAATTTAGAGCTAAATGCCTCTCTTGCGGCACTTCATAAAAGTTTTAATGATTTAAAAGAAAAAAATCTTAAAAGCGAGCAGGAAAATAAACTCGCAAATGAAAATATAAATTTGCTTAAAAAAGAGCTTGAACGGGTAAATTTGATAAATAAAAAGCTAGAGAAGCAAAATTTAGATGCAAATGCAAGTTTAAGTGAGCTAAATAAAAAGCTAAATTTAAGTGAAGAGAGCCTTAAAAATACACGAGATGAGCTAAAGACGCTTGATACAAAGACGAATAAATTTTTAAAAACTTTGTTTGAGCAAAATCAAACTATCTCTTTGCAGACCCAAAAGCTTGGGTTAAATGACAGCGAGTTGAAAAATTTAGGTGCAAAGATAAACTTAAAAGATGAAAAGATAAAAGAGCTGGAAAATAATCTCACGCAAACAAGCCAAATGCTAGCAGCAAAGCAAAGTGAGCTAGAAGCTCAAAAAAGGACGCTAAAGATCGATATGCAAAACTATGAAATTTTGCGTCAGCAAATAAATATTTTGCAAAAAAAGATAGCTGATACGTCGGCTCTTTTTGCTGATAGCAATAAAAGCGGTGGTAAAAATTTACTAAGCTTACAAAATGAGCTTGAAAGCGCAAAACATAAGTTAAATGAGAGTAATAAGACGATTGAGAGGTTAAATTCTAAAATAAATGAACTTAGCTCATCTAGCGTAAAAGGAAGTCCAGTAAATGCCAAGATCATCGAACTTCAAAAAGATATCGAGCAAAATTTAAATAGGCAAGATGAGCTTGAAAATGAAAATGTAAATTTAAAAAATATCTTACAGGCGACAACTAAGCCAGAGACGCCAACAAAGCTAGTTTTGATCTCTAGCCTTGAGTGTGATGACATGGACGCAAAAGATAAGATTAGCGTGATGTGCAAGAATAGAGTGAGCGAATTTTTGCAAAGATTTAACTCAAACTATCTTTATGAGATAATTCCGATCGTAGATAAGAAAAATTTTGTTATCCCATCAAATGTAGCTCAAAGTATCAAAAAAGATGATCTTGGCAGGCTAAATAACTATGTAAATTACGGCGTTGGTAAAGAGCGTGCAAAGGCAGCAGCTGAGCTTATAAAAGAGGAATTTGGCGATTTTGCAAGGATCAGCTTTAGCTCCGAAGTGATCGTAAAAGATGTCACGCGTGGCTTTATCATCAAGGTTTATAGATGA
- a CDS encoding NAD(P)/FAD-dependent oxidoreductase: protein MVNVYDLIVVGGGPCGIASVVEAKRNGLNNVLLLEKGDNHSQTIRKFYKDNKRVDKEYKGQDSTIHGVVSFEDGTKESTLDYFDKLLDTEKIEAFFNSEVESVKKDGEIFKVTTSKAVYEAKNVMISIGKMGRPNKPDYKIPPSLNSVVNFNLDSCTNGEKVLVVGGGNSAVEYAIELCQYNKTTIAYRKDNFSRVNETNLSALWELEKHGKIKVRLNHDIKEIDNESGKVRVHYENGKIRVYDRVVYAIGGSSPVDFLQKCQIKIDEKGTPIVDSNYQSSVPGLYVGGDIVLKNGGSIVVALNHAHHVIKDILKGKA, encoded by the coding sequence ATGGTAAATGTTTATGATCTAATTGTTGTTGGTGGCGGACCTTGTGGAATTGCTAGCGTAGTCGAGGCAAAACGAAATGGCTTAAACAACGTTTTGCTTCTTGAAAAAGGCGATAATCACAGCCAAACGATAAGAAAATTTTATAAAGATAATAAACGCGTAGATAAAGAGTATAAAGGGCAAGATAGTACAATACATGGTGTAGTTTCGTTTGAAGATGGCACGAAAGAGAGTACGCTTGATTATTTTGATAAGCTACTTGATACTGAAAAGATTGAAGCTTTTTTTAATTCTGAAGTAGAGAGCGTGAAAAAAGATGGAGAAATTTTTAAAGTAACTACCTCAAAAGCCGTCTATGAAGCTAAAAATGTGATGATATCAATTGGCAAAATGGGACGACCAAATAAGCCTGATTATAAAATCCCACCTTCACTAAACTCGGTTGTAAATTTTAACCTTGATAGCTGTACAAACGGCGAAAAGGTGCTTGTCGTAGGTGGCGGAAACTCAGCAGTTGAGTATGCGATCGAGCTTTGCCAATACAATAAAACCACAATCGCTTATAGAAAAGATAATTTTAGCCGTGTAAATGAGACAAATTTAAGCGCGCTTTGGGAGCTAGAAAAGCACGGTAAGATAAAAGTTAGGCTAAATCACGATATAAAAGAGATAGATAACGAATCAGGCAAAGTTAGAGTGCATTACGAAAATGGCAAAATTCGCGTTTATGACAGAGTTGTCTATGCAATAGGTGGCTCAAGTCCGGTTGATTTTTTACAAAAATGTCAGATAAAAATTGATGAAAAAGGCACTCCAATAGTTGATAGTAACTACCAAAGTAGCGTGCCAGGACTTTATGTAGGCGGTGACATCGTGCTAAAAAATGGCGGCTCAATAGTCGTTGCTCTAAATCACGCTCATCACGTCATAAAAGACATTTTAAAGGGCAAGGCATAA
- a CDS encoding tRNA1(Val) (adenine(37)-N6)-methyltransferase — protein sequence MILAQLKSGYRYNSDTLVLYDFIRSSLKNFSGRILDVGAGCGILGLLLKRDFEKATLCSLDILQINGEISKFNASQNNLKAEIINTDFAKFKDSEKFDLIVSNPPFYHEGTKQSEDEHIKASRYTSSLDLKYFIKGISLNLKPHKRAFFCYAPDDLGQIVACLKEFKLNLVSLKFIHTKADKPANLALFEVRNNSNSKLKILPPLVMSKNGSHTKEAIEIFKKADTNSVDYQELA from the coding sequence ATGATCTTGGCTCAGCTAAAAAGTGGCTATCGCTACAACAGCGATACGCTGGTACTTTATGATTTTATAAGATCAAGTTTGAAAAATTTTTCAGGTAGGATTTTAGACGTTGGCGCAGGATGTGGGATACTTGGGCTTTTGCTTAAACGCGACTTTGAAAAAGCGACTCTTTGTTCTCTTGATATCTTGCAGATAAATGGTGAAATTTCTAAATTTAATGCCAGCCAAAATAACCTGAAAGCAGAAATTATAAATACTGACTTTGCAAAATTTAAAGATAGCGAGAAATTTGACCTCATCGTATCAAATCCTCCATTTTATCACGAGGGTACGAAACAAAGCGAAGATGAGCATATAAAGGCTAGTAGATACACAAGCTCTTTGGATTTAAAATACTTTATAAAAGGTATAAGTCTAAATTTAAAGCCTCACAAAAGGGCATTTTTTTGCTATGCACCTGATGATCTTGGTCAGATTGTAGCGTGCCTAAAAGAGTTTAAGCTAAATTTAGTAAGCCTAAAATTTATTCATACAAAGGCTGATAAACCAGCAAATTTGGCCTTATTTGAGGTAAGAAATAATTCAAACTCAAAGCTAAAAATTTTGCCGCCTTTAGTGATGAGTAAAAATGGCTCACATACAAAAGAGGCGATTGAAATTTTTAAAAAAGCTGATACAAATAGCGTCGATTATCAGGAGCTAGCGTGA
- a CDS encoding McrC family protein, giving the protein MTKYLIEFEKFRPEDDQDLFNAVDAFTRENFATVEFLRPGRDKKGDFLQAQNYVGIIQTKSGNSLEILPKIHDNDNGNNKEAVENSKRILLRMLKTLKNHPFKNINIANLKSLNLPLLEIFISMFLDEVSKLIKIGIKSDYVELEDNLKFLKGKLKISEQIRKNIVHKERFYVCYQEFSIDKAENRLIKSTLEFLYRRSKSSKNQRLIREYLFIFDEISSSSDINADFSRLKLNRQTKHYEQALLWSKIFLQNKSFSPYKGSDVAFALLFDMNTLFENYVGNFIKKKLPDIILQHRGKYLIEEPRRDFGLKPDIFLRYKNQNYIADTKWKIVKSKDDISQADLYQLYAYGKKYNCSRLYLIYPKIDGVKQESMGFKYNDEMRLEILYFDLEKDEIARNLLV; this is encoded by the coding sequence ATGACCAAATACTTAATAGAGTTTGAAAAATTTCGCCCGGAAGACGACCAAGACCTATTTAACGCAGTAGATGCATTTACTAGAGAAAATTTTGCCACAGTAGAGTTTCTAAGGCCCGGCAGAGACAAAAAGGGAGATTTTTTACAAGCTCAAAACTATGTCGGTATCATCCAGACAAAAAGTGGCAATAGTCTTGAGATACTTCCAAAAATCCATGATAATGACAATGGCAACAATAAAGAAGCGGTAGAAAATTCTAAAAGAATTTTACTAAGAATGTTAAAAACTTTAAAAAACCATCCATTTAAAAATATAAACATAGCGAATTTAAAAAGCTTGAATCTACCACTTCTTGAAATTTTTATATCAATGTTCTTAGATGAAGTATCAAAACTCATAAAAATAGGCATAAAAAGCGACTATGTGGAACTGGAAGATAATCTAAAATTTTTAAAAGGAAAGCTAAAAATCTCGGAGCAAATACGTAAAAATATCGTGCATAAAGAGAGATTTTATGTTTGCTATCAGGAATTTTCCATAGATAAAGCCGAAAATCGCCTCATAAAAAGTACGCTCGAGTTTTTATATAGACGCTCAAAATCAAGCAAAAATCAACGACTTATTAGGGAATATTTATTTATTTTTGATGAAATTTCATCTAGCTCCGATATAAACGCAGACTTTAGCCGATTAAAACTAAATCGCCAAACAAAACACTATGAACAAGCGCTTTTATGGAGCAAGATATTTTTACAAAATAAGTCGTTTAGTCCGTATAAAGGTAGCGATGTGGCTTTTGCTTTGCTGTTTGATATGAATACGCTTTTTGAAAACTATGTTGGAAATTTTATAAAGAAAAAGCTTCCAGATATTATATTGCAGCATCGAGGAAAATATCTTATTGAAGAACCAAGAAGAGACTTCGGGTTAAAACCAGATATATTTTTAAGATATAAAAACCAAAATTATATAGCCGACACAAAATGGAAGATCGTCAAGTCAAAAGACGATATTTCACAAGCCGACTTATATCAGCTATATGCTTATGGTAAAAAATATAATTGCAGCAGGCTCTATCTAATATATCCAAAAATAGATGGGGTAAAACAAGAGTCTATGGGTTTTAAATACAACGATGAAATGCGGCTTGAAATTTTATACTTTGATTTAGAAAAAGACGAGATTGCTAGAAATTTACTAGTCTGA
- the rarD gene encoding EamA family transporter RarD, translating to MIKGIFYSLLASVLFNCIYYMSVLMNPISTQALVGYRMIFAMPFVIAAIFLLKQQRNFKFLLLKIKLKPKILLVLLATSLIVSFQMWLYLWAPSNGSALKVSIGYLIMPIVMVLFGRIFFKEHLSKTKLASIFFAALGVFSTAILSGGISWESAVVFCLYPVYFAIRKYYNLANFSSFVIEIIFMFLFSFYFALTADMNYVMSQNPNIYYLLILLGAISGIALIAQILSSTLVPINVLGLLTYFEPIMMLFVSFAIGERLEKSSYFLMICLAISVTLLMIDSINSIKGDKNTKTK from the coding sequence ATGATAAAAGGCATATTTTATTCGCTTTTGGCATCTGTTTTGTTTAACTGCATCTACTACATGTCAGTGCTCATGAACCCCATCAGCACGCAAGCTCTTGTTGGATACCGCATGATCTTTGCCATGCCTTTTGTCATCGCAGCCATTTTTTTGTTAAAACAGCAGCGAAATTTCAAATTTTTACTTCTAAAAATAAAGCTAAAACCTAAAATTTTACTAGTTTTACTAGCTACCTCGCTCATTGTCTCATTTCAGATGTGGCTCTACCTCTGGGCTCCAAGCAACGGATCAGCGCTAAAAGTCTCTATCGGCTACCTCATCATGCCAATAGTCATGGTCCTTTTTGGACGGATATTTTTTAAAGAGCACCTCTCTAAAACAAAGCTAGCCTCGATATTTTTTGCAGCCCTTGGCGTCTTTAGCACAGCTATACTAAGCGGCGGCATCTCGTGGGAGAGCGCTGTAGTTTTTTGCCTTTATCCAGTCTATTTTGCCATTAGAAAGTACTACAACCTTGCAAATTTCTCAAGCTTTGTTATAGAGATAATTTTTATGTTTTTATTCTCATTTTATTTTGCGCTCACAGCCGATATGAACTACGTGATGAGCCAAAATCCAAACATCTACTATCTGCTCATCTTGCTTGGTGCTATCAGCGGCATAGCCCTCATCGCCCAGATCCTCTCAAGCACGCTCGTGCCGATAAATGTACTAGGTTTGCTTACATATTTTGAGCCTATAATGATGCTTTTTGTCTCATTTGCTATCGGCGAGAGACTGGAGAAAAGCTCATACTTTTTAATGATCTGCCTAGCCATCTCGGTCACACTTTTGATGATAGATAGTATAAATTCTATAAAAGGCGACAAAAATACCAAGACTAAATGA
- a CDS encoding class II 3-deoxy-7-phosphoheptulonate synthase, with protein MTWNRDSWREFNILQQPKYPDLKELKEVEEKLKSLPPLVFAGEARSLKEELAKVCNGEAFLLQGGDCAESFTNFNANNIRDMFKVLLQMAIVLTFAGGYPVVKVGRVAGQFAKPRSSDFEEVNGVKLPSYRGDIINGFEFDEKARVPDPKRMIEAYYQSASTMNLLRAFSRGGLADLHQVHKWNLGFVKKPEIGEKYAKLADELTKTLSFMAACGITSANTPVINQTAVYTSHEALLLPYEEALTRVDSLSGEWYDCSAHMLWIGERTRGINDAHVHFLSGVKNPIGVKIGPSAKAEDVVALANKLNPENEAGRLNVIIRMGADKIGENLPKILRELKREGLSIVYSIDPMHGNTVKTSNNYKTREFDKIISEVRSFFEIHKAEGTRAGGVHLEMTGQDVTECTGGALNITESSLEQRYETQCDPRLNADQALELAFLMADLVKKA; from the coding sequence ATGACTTGGAACCGCGATAGCTGGAGAGAATTTAATATCTTGCAACAACCAAAATACCCAGATTTAAAAGAGCTTAAAGAGGTCGAAGAAAAATTAAAATCGCTTCCTCCTTTGGTCTTTGCTGGCGAGGCTAGAAGTTTAAAAGAAGAACTTGCAAAAGTTTGCAATGGCGAGGCATTTTTGCTTCAAGGTGGCGACTGCGCTGAGAGCTTTACAAATTTTAATGCAAACAACATCAGAGATATGTTTAAGGTTTTACTTCAAATGGCGATAGTTTTAACCTTTGCTGGTGGCTATCCAGTGGTTAAAGTGGGCCGCGTGGCAGGGCAGTTTGCAAAGCCTAGAAGTAGCGATTTTGAAGAGGTAAATGGCGTTAAGCTTCCAAGCTATAGAGGTGACATCATAAATGGCTTTGAATTTGACGAAAAGGCAAGAGTGCCTGATCCAAAACGCATGATCGAGGCGTATTATCAAAGTGCATCTACGATGAACTTACTTAGAGCCTTTTCAAGAGGCGGTTTGGCCGACCTTCATCAAGTACATAAGTGGAATTTAGGCTTTGTCAAAAAGCCAGAGATCGGCGAGAAATACGCAAAACTAGCTGATGAGCTAACAAAGACGCTTTCATTTATGGCAGCTTGTGGCATCACTTCAGCAAATACGCCAGTCATAAATCAAACTGCGGTTTATACATCTCACGAGGCGCTTTTGCTACCTTATGAGGAGGCATTGACTAGGGTTGATAGTCTTAGTGGTGAGTGGTACGACTGCTCGGCTCATATGCTTTGGATAGGCGAAAGAACACGTGGTATAAACGACGCTCACGTACATTTTTTAAGTGGTGTGAAAAATCCTATCGGTGTAAAGATCGGACCAAGTGCAAAGGCTGAAGATGTCGTCGCTCTTGCAAATAAACTAAATCCAGAAAATGAAGCTGGCAGACTAAACGTGATAATCAGAATGGGTGCTGATAAGATAGGCGAAAATTTACCAAAAATTTTAAGAGAGCTAAAGCGAGAAGGGCTAAGTATCGTTTATAGTATAGATCCGATGCATGGCAACACTGTAAAAACATCAAATAACTACAAAACCAGAGAATTTGACAAGATAATAAGTGAAGTTAGAAGCTTTTTTGAAATTCACAAAGCTGAGGGTACAAGAGCTGGTGGCGTGCATCTTGAGATGACGGGTCAAGACGTGACTGAGTGCACGGGTGGGGCATTAAACATCACTGAAAGCTCGCTTGAGCAAAGATATGAAACACAATGTGATCCAAGGCTAAATGCTGATCAGGCACTTGAGCTTGCATTTTTGATGGCTGATCTAGTTAAAAAAGCTTAG
- a CDS encoding glycoside hydrolase family 3 N-terminal domain-containing protein codes for MRAFKFILFMTIFTLGLNGAEVSLRAKVSQMIMVGFNGASTKDAAFRAMLSDAGYERFGGVMLLGRNITNKAQLKASIKAIKEKSPKIFIAIDEEGGNVSRMKDKSFDGPYPSAYEVASTLDIKSAYDLYSKMAINLKECGINLDFAPVVDLHDENSPIIAAKQRAFSEYASKVVIYADAFMDAFKEQGILTTLKHFPGHGSSKEDSHKNKSEVTLSKDALLPYKDAISTGRAQIIMVGHLFVKGIDEDNPATLSKKIITDLLRNELKFNGVVISDDMLMKGVGDESLAQKVVKFINAGGDILLFSEFKINNQRTADLVTRIIVDAVNEKKISKERIDASYKRIMALKAKL; via the coding sequence ATGAGAGCTTTTAAATTTATACTTTTTATGACTATTTTTACTCTCGGGCTAAACGGCGCAGAAGTGAGCCTAAGAGCCAAAGTCTCGCAGATGATAATGGTTGGCTTTAATGGAGCTAGTACAAAAGACGCTGCGTTTCGCGCTATGCTAAGCGACGCTGGATATGAGAGATTTGGCGGTGTGATGCTACTTGGCAGAAACATCACCAACAAAGCTCAGCTAAAAGCTAGCATAAAAGCAATCAAAGAAAAAAGTCCTAAAATTTTTATCGCTATAGACGAAGAGGGTGGAAATGTGAGCCGAATGAAGGATAAGAGCTTTGATGGCCCATATCCTAGCGCATACGAGGTAGCAAGTACGCTTGACATCAAAAGCGCATATGATCTCTACTCAAAAATGGCTATAAATTTAAAAGAGTGCGGCATAAATTTAGATTTCGCTCCAGTGGTCGATCTGCACGACGAAAACTCGCCGATCATTGCTGCTAAGCAAAGGGCGTTTAGTGAGTATGCAAGCAAGGTGGTGATCTATGCTGATGCTTTTATGGACGCATTTAAAGAGCAGGGCATTCTAACGACGCTTAAGCATTTTCCGGGACACGGCAGCTCAAAAGAGGACTCGCATAAAAATAAGAGCGAAGTCACGCTAAGTAAAGATGCGCTGCTGCCATACAAAGACGCTATAAGCACGGGTAGAGCGCAGATCATCATGGTCGGGCACCTTTTTGTAAAAGGCATAGACGAGGACAATCCAGCCACGCTTTCTAAAAAAATAATAACCGATCTTTTGCGAAATGAACTTAAATTTAATGGCGTGGTTATCAGCGATGATATGCTGATGAAAGGCGTTGGCGACGAGTCTTTAGCACAAAAGGTGGTGAAATTTATAAATGCTGGAGGCGATATCTTACTTTTTAGCGAGTTTAAGATAAACAACCAAAGAACGGCTGATCTAGTCACTCGGATCATAGTCGATGCAGTAAATGAAAAAAAGATCAGCAAAGAGCGAATCGACGCTTCATATAAGAGGATAATGGCTCTAAAGGCAAAGCTTTAA
- a CDS encoding NAD(P)H-dependent glycerol-3-phosphate dehydrogenase, protein MSIAVIGAGKWGSALFHAFSENNECVISSRTPREMPNFVSLEEALECEYLVCTIPTQATNLWLKQNYKNKGQKILVASKGIDTTNLKFLNEIYEDFVDSENLAFLSGPTFAKEIMQKLPCALVVNSKNQNLALKFASFFPSYMKAYTSDDVIGAEVCGAYKNVIAIAGGICDGLGLGNNARASLISRGLVEMARFGKFFGAKDETFMGLSGAGDLFLTASSILSRNYRVGLGIARHERLEKILNELGEVAEGVDTARAISKIAKEKDIYVPIASEVENMLNGKDVFESVKSLLGRR, encoded by the coding sequence ATGAGCATAGCAGTCATCGGAGCTGGCAAGTGGGGCAGTGCGCTATTTCACGCATTTAGTGAAAATAACGAGTGCGTCATCAGCTCAAGAACGCCAAGAGAGATGCCAAATTTTGTAAGCTTAGAAGAGGCTTTGGAGTGCGAATATCTAGTCTGCACGATCCCAACGCAAGCTACAAATTTATGGCTAAAGCAAAACTACAAAAACAAAGGTCAAAAGATCCTAGTCGCTAGCAAAGGCATAGACACGACAAATCTTAAATTTTTAAATGAAATTTATGAGGATTTTGTGGATAGTGAAAATTTAGCCTTTCTTTCAGGACCGACCTTTGCAAAAGAGATCATGCAGAAGCTGCCTTGCGCTTTGGTGGTAAATTCTAAAAATCAAAATTTAGCTTTAAAATTTGCTTCATTTTTCCCAAGCTACATGAAAGCCTACACCTCAGATGATGTGATCGGAGCTGAAGTATGTGGGGCTTATAAAAACGTGATCGCCATAGCTGGCGGTATCTGTGACGGACTTGGTCTTGGTAACAATGCAAGAGCAAGCCTCATTTCACGTGGGCTTGTCGAGATGGCTAGATTTGGCAAATTTTTTGGCGCAAAAGATGAGACATTTATGGGGCTAAGTGGCGCAGGAGATCTTTTTTTGACTGCCTCATCGATACTTTCACGCAACTACCGCGTAGGTCTAGGCATCGCAAGGCACGAGAGATTAGAGAAAATTTTAAATGAGCTTGGTGAAGTGGCAGAGGGTGTGGATACTGCAAGGGCTATTAGCAAGATCGCTAAAGAAAAGGACATATATGTGCCCATCGCTAGCGAGGTCGAAAACATGCTAAATGGTAAAGATGTTTTTGAGAGCGTAAAATCGCTTTTGGGAAGAAGATGA